The Streptomyces sp. NBC_00775 genome includes the window TCGCGACCGTCGCCCACGGGGAGTCGGCCGCGGCCGTCGTCGTCGACGGTGGCGACCAGACTGACCGGGTCGGGGCCGGGGCCCTGGGGGTATTCGCCGGGGAGCGCGCCCTTGCCGTGGCGGTTGCTGATCACGCCGTAGGGGGCGCGGCGGCGCAGGCGGAGGACTTCCACTTCGAGTACGTCGCCGGGCTCGGCCCCCTGGATGTGGACGGGTCCTGTGACCACGTGCGGGCCGTGGGCGGCGGGGTCGTGAAGGCGGGTGGAAGCGGCGAGTTCGGCCGTGTCGTGGAGGATGCCGTGGATGCCGGCCGCGGCGAAGAAGGCGGCCGGGTCTCGGCCCTGGTCGGCGAGGATGCCCTCGTGGCTGATGGTGTCGAGGCTGACGACCGCGCCGGAGGGGACCGAAAGGGCCGGCTTGGAGAGGGCGTTGGGGAGCAGACCCCAGTGGACCGCGGCGGGGTCTGCGGGCAGGTAGTGGTCGCCGTCGACGGGGCCCCGGTGGGGTTGGAGGAGGGTCACAGCGCTTCCTGGAGGTCGGCGGCGGTGAGGGTGAAGCCGAAGCACTGGCGGACGTTGTAGACGGTGGCGTCCATGCAGTACGCGGGTGAGGTGGTGGCCACCGCGTCCTCCAGCATCAGCACGTCGTAGCCGAGGCTCGCCGCGTCCATGAGGGTGGCGAGGACGCACTGGTCGGCGTTGACTCCGGCGAACAGGAGCGTGTCGGCGCGGAGATTGCGCAGGACGCTGTCGAGTTCGGTGTCCTGGAAGCCGCTCATGCGGTACTTGGCGATGTGCAGGTCGCCGGGTGCCGCGAAGAGGGGTGCGGTGATGTCGGCGGACGCGCTGTCGCGTTCCAGGACCCTTGCCCCGGTGGGCAGTTGGGAGCCGAGTCCGCCTCCGGTTCCAGCCTGGTCGTAGACGTGGAGGACGCCGGGCGGGAGGTTCGCGCGGTCGGGGCGGTTGCCCCAGTTGAGCCAGACGACGGGAACGTCGGCCGCCCTCAGGGCGGGGAGGAGCCGCTGGAGTACGGGGATGGGGGTGCGGGCCGGGGACACGTCCACTCCGATCGAGGCCAGCCAGCCGTCGGGCGAGCAGAAGTCGTTCTGCATGTCGATGACGACGATGGCCGTCGAGGCCAGGTCGAGCGTCAGGATTTGGGGCTGAGCCTCCACGGTCACGGGCCGGGCCAGGCGTTGCGGGCGGCGGAGGTCGACGTGTGTGACGTCCGCGCGCCAGGAGTTGCGGGAGTTGGGGCCGATTTCATGCATGGGTCAGCTCCAGGAGGGCGTGGTCCGTGCCCGGCGCGCCGATCGCGCAGAGGCCGACCGGGAGGTCGCGGACCCGCAGCCGGGGCATGGTGACGGCGGGCAGCCCGGCGAGCGAGGCAAGGCAGGTGAGGCGGAGGGTTGCGGCTCGTACGGTCTCGACCTCGGCCGGTGTCGCATCGGCGCGGGGGGCCGGGCTGCTCGTGGCGGGGAGAAGGAGCACGGTGCCGGGCGGCAGGACTTCGACGATGACCGAACGGGCGGACAGGAGCCCGGAGGTGGCGTCACGCACTTCACCCTCGGCGACCTGGCTCCCCCCGGCGAACCGGGCCTCGATGTCGGCCCCCAGCGCGCCTGGATGCTTTTCGATCCACTCCCCGTGCGCGGCCCACGCCTCGGCCGCCTGGACGGTACGGAAGGCGGGCAGCCACTCCTCCAGGTGTGGGGCCATGCCGGTGTCGGTCCGCACGAGCTCCAGGCCGGTACGGAGGGAGAGTGCCCGGCATGCCGCCTCGAAGGAAGCCCGGACCTCGGGTTCGGCGAGCGCGGTGAGGGCGTCGTCGACCAGAAGCGTGGTCACCCGGGCTTCGTCGTCCCGGGGCAGGAGCACCTTCGCCGCTGTACGCAGCAGGTCCGGGTCCCGGGCAAGCAGTCCCGCCGTGTCGAAGGACGGGGCCAGCGGGAGCAGGCCGCCGGTGGGGACGGCTCCGAGGGTGGGGCGCCAGCCGTAGAGGCCGCAGTAGGAGGCGGGGACCCGGATCGAGCCCGCGGTGTCCGTGGCCAGCCCCAGATCCGCCCAGCCGCGGGCGACCGCCGCCGCCGGGCCGCTGCTGGAGCCGCCGGTGATCCGGCCGGGGGCGGCGGGGTTGACGGGGGTGCCGTAGTGGATGTTGGTCCCGGCGAGACTGAAGGCGAGTTCGTCGGTCTGGGCGATGCCGGCCAGCTGGGCGCCTGCGCTGAGCAATTCCCTTACCGCGTCGGCATGTCGGTGCTCCACCGGCGCATCGGCCAGCCACTGCGGGTTGCCCCCGCCGATCCGCTGTCCGGCAACGGCGAAGAGGTCCTTGACGGCAGTACGTACACCGGCGAGCGGCCCCTCCTCCGCCCCGGCGACCAGCGGCCGGCCCACGACCCGCCACACCGCGGGGTCCGGAGCCTCGTCCGCCACCGGGCTCGGCACCGCGCTGACGTGCGCGGCCGCGATCCGCCAGCCCTCCCCCGTCAGCCGCCACACCTGTGTCTGCATCCCGCGCGCCCCGTCGGCCCGCAGCGTTTCGGCGGTCAGTACGGCGACGTCCTCGGCGATCCGCACCTCATGGACGCGCTCGACCGTACGGGCCGGCGCTCCCCCGCTGCGGCCGCGACGGAAGTCCGAGATGGCCGCATGCCCGCTCAGCACCATGGAACCCTCGGCGCGCACCGTGTCCGGGGCGTCCAGGAACCAGTGGTCGAGGGCCGCCACGTCATTGGCGCCCAGGGCCTGTTCGTACGACCAGAAGGCGTTGAGGAGTTCGCTCATCGGGCGGCTCCGAGGACGGCCAGGTCCGCGTCGTCGAGCACCGCGTCGGGGCCCCGCTGGATCAGGTTGGCGAAGCCCTCGTCGGGGGACATGATCGTGAGGGTGTAGAGCCGCTCGGTGGCCGAGGTGTTGGTGATCCGGTGCTTGGAGCCGAGGGGCAGGACGAGTACATCACCCGGTGCGAGGTCGCGTTCGTGCTCGTCGCTGACCGCGCGGCCCTCGCCCGCGAGCACCACGAAGGTCTCCACGGACTCGGGGTGCCAGTTGAGCGGTTGGGCGCCGCCCGGTTCCCACACCTCGAAGACGACGGTGGTCGGTGAGCCGTCGGCCGGTCCGGTGAGGACGGCGAGCTTGACCGTGTCGCCCGCGGTGATGTGGTGAGCGGTGATCTTGCTGAGCGGCGTGTGGAGCGGGGGGATGGCCATGGCGGGTGTCCTCGACGTCAGGCGGTCAGGCAGGTGGCGGTCTTCGGACGGGTGACGGTCCGACGGTTAGTGATGGAGAGAAAGCTGTCAGGCGTAAGGCAGGAAGCGGGCGCATTCGCGCAGTGCGGCCGCGTTGTCGGCGATCGCGGTGTCGACGAGCTTGCGGCCGAGTTCGGGGGTGGCTCCGGTGGGGTCGCCGATGACGCCGTTGCCCGTACCGAAGTCGTCGCTCGTCCAGCCGAAGGAGACGGACTTGCCGAAGCCGACGTGCTCGTAGGCGGTCAGGTGCTCCGGGACACTCCGCTCGGCCAGCGACATGTCCACCGTCTCCGGGTGGAGGTGCAGCATCGCCGCGGTCTCGTTCAGCCCGCCGTGCACGCCCAGGCCGAGCTCGCCGGAGGGGGACACGCCGCCCTGGTCCGCGGGCAGCGCGGCGTGCAGCAGGAAGGTGAACAGACCGTACTTGGTGCGGAGTTCACGTAGGGCGACGCCCAGCAGCGCGCTGTTGCCGCCGTGTGCATTGAGGAACGCGAGCCGCCGGACGGGCCCTTTGGCGAGGGACCGTCCGAGGTCGTCCAGTACCGCGAAGAGCGTCGCGGCGCTGAGCCACAGTGTCCCGGGCGACCAGGCGTGTTCGTCGGACTTGGTGTACGCGAGGCCCGGCAGCAGGGTGATGTCGCAGCTGTCGGAGGCGGCCAGGGCCGCACCCTCCGCTATCGCCTCCGCCATGAAGTAATCCGTGGCGACGGGCAGATGGGGCCCGTGCTGCTCGATCGCGCCGACGGGGAGGACGGCCACGGTGTCGGCGGACAGGTCAGTGACCGACGGTCCACTGAGGTCGGTGAAACGCGTGAAGGTCATGGTCAGCGCGCTCCCAGGAGGTGGCCGGGGTTGAGCAGCCCCAGCGGGTCGGCGGTGCGAGCGGCGGCGCGGGCGAGGTCGAGGCGCCGGTCGACGTACCAGTTGTGGACGTCGTGGACACCGACGCCCAGCGCCTCCAGGGCGGCGATCCCCTCGTACACGGCGGCTTCACCCTGGTAGTGCGCCATCAGCATGCCGACGGTCCCCGAGCGCATCCCCTCCAGGTGCAGCACCGTCCCGGGGAAGACGGCCTTGACCGCTGCCGGGTCGCCGAGCAGTACGTCGCCGCCGATCTCCAGGTGGAAGTAGCCGTCCTGGGCCTTCATCAGGTGGTACGTGGGGTGGTTGAAGGAGAGCGAGGAGATGAGGGCGGGGCCGCGCGGTGCGGGACGTACCTCGGTCACCCGGCCGCCGTGCTTCTCGATGATCGCGCGGGCGTCGTCCTCGGCCCGCTCCTCGATGATCGCGCGGACGCTGAGCGCGGCCGGGTCGAGGGCCGGGTCGGCCTCGAAGGTCTCGACGAGGCCGGGCTCGTCGAGGGAGACCAGGCGCGGGGCGGGCTCCAAACGTACGAGGTCGCCGAGTGCGGCGGTGGCGGAGGTCCACGTGTCGAAGGAGGTGAAAAGGCCGGTCCAGACGCGAGCCGGCTGAAGTGCGACGGTCGCGGTCGTAGTGATGCCGGTGGTGCCGTAGGCGTGGATGTACGGGAGGGCTTCCTCGCCGCGTACGGTGAAGGGCTCGGCCTCCGCCGTGCACGGGACGACGGTCAACTCCCGCACAAAACCGTCCCCGTTGGTGCCGTTGGCGAGCGATCCCGTGCCGCCGTTCCCACCACAGAGGAAGCCGCCGAGCGATGTCCCGAAGGTGGAGGGGAACATCCACAGCTCCTGGCCCAGCGTGCGCGCATGCGCCTCCAGGTCGGACATCTTCGCGCCCGCCTCGGCCCTGATCCACCCGTCGCCCGCGCCCAGGATGCGTCCGCATCCGGTGAGGTCGAGGACGGCGCCACCGTGGAGCGGGATCGCCTGGCCGTAGTTGCCGGTGCCTTTGCCGCGCGGGGTGAGCGGGATACGCAGGCGGTGGGCGAGGGCGACGAGGGGCTGGACCTGCTCGTACGACGACGGGCGCAGCACCACCTCGGCGCGACCGGCGGGGAGCTTGGCGGCGAGGATCGGCGACATGTGCGCCCAGTCGCGGGACGCCTTGTCGAGGGCGGAGTCCTCGCGTACGACGGCATCATCACCCAGGAGTGCGGCGGCCTCCGTACAGAATGCGTCGATGCCGGGGGTGCGGTGCGTGGCACCTGGGCCGGCGCCCACCATCGCGTCGTCCGCGACCAGTTCGGTCATCCGGCGCAGTTCGGCGGCGGACAGGGTCGTGCCCTTGGGGTCGACGGCCATCACTTCATTCCGATCTTGGTGTCGATGAATGCGTTGGTCGCCAGATCGTCGGCGCTCAGCCCGGCCGGGATCTTGACGCCGCTCTTGGCGAGGATCGGTCCGAAGGTCTTCAGGGAGTCGGTCACCCGCTTCTTGTCGAAGCTCGCGATCGATCCGTCGGCCTCGTTGCCGAGGATGCCGAGCTTGACCATCTCCTTGGCGGCGTACTGGCCGGTGCCCTTGGAGTAGACCCAGCTCGTGCCGTACTGCTTCACGATGTCGTCGATGAGCGTGACCGCGGTGTCCGGTGCGGCGGCGAAGTCGGCGGCCGACTGCTGGATGACGGGGACCAGCTTCTTCAGGCAGGGGCCGAGCTTCTTCAGCGCACCGGTGCGGACGGAGAGTGCCTCCGGGTAGACGGTGTAGCCGACATCGGACAGCAGCTGGAACTTGACCGGCTTCTTCCAGGCGGCGACCTCGTGCTCGTAGAGGTACGGTTCCGCGGTCGCGAAGCCCTGCTGCGCGATGGAGGGGTCGGCGACGAAACGGGACGGCGCACTGTCGTAACTCCCGTCCAGCTGGCTCTTCTTGATGAGCCCCTTCGCCACCAGCATCGGGGCGAAGACCTCGCCGTCGCGGTAGACGACCTTGGCGCCGCTCTTGCCGATGTCGGCGACGGTCTTCCAGTCCGGGTGGGTCTTGGGGTCCCACATCAGGACCTGCGGGCTCTTCTTCATCAGCGCGGCGACCGCGGTGACGGGCCGCTTGCCGGCTGTCTGGATGGCGCTGTCGGTGGTGACCATGCCGAGAGTGATGGACTGGTCGATGTACATCTCCGAGGCGGGGGTCTGGTATCCGACGGCCGAACCGCCGGCCCGTACCTGGATCTTGACGCCGGTGTCCTTGCCGCCGATGACGAGGGGGCCGGTGACCCGCTTCTTGTCGGTGTCGACGGTGTAGCCGGGGCCGACGAGGTTGTAGATCGGACCGTGTTCGGCCTCGGGCTCCCAGTCGGCCTGGACGACGACGGTGGCGGGACAGACCTTGTCGAGGCGCAGGGCAGCGGGGGCGGGCTTGAGGTCGGCGGACGAACCGGCGCTGGTGCTGGCGCCGGCGCCGCAGCCGGTGGCGGCGAGAAGGAGCGAGGCGCTCAGTCCCGCAACAAGGCTTCTTCTGGCGGAAATTGGCATGGCTGTCTCCCAGGAGGGGCTCTGACGAGGAAGCGGAGAGGGGGTGGGGCCGGCTCAGCAGGTCGGGTG containing:
- a CDS encoding cysteine hydrolase family protein, yielding MHEIGPNSRNSWRADVTHVDLRRPQRLARPVTVEAQPQILTLDLASTAIVVIDMQNDFCSPDGWLASIGVDVSPARTPIPVLQRLLPALRAADVPVVWLNWGNRPDRANLPPGVLHVYDQAGTGGGLGSQLPTGARVLERDSASADITAPLFAAPGDLHIAKYRMSGFQDTELDSVLRNLRADTLLFAGVNADQCVLATLMDAASLGYDVLMLEDAVATTSPAYCMDATVYNVRQCFGFTLTAADLQEAL
- a CDS encoding amidase; its protein translation is MSELLNAFWSYEQALGANDVAALDHWFLDAPDTVRAEGSMVLSGHAAISDFRRGRSGGAPARTVERVHEVRIAEDVAVLTAETLRADGARGMQTQVWRLTGEGWRIAAAHVSAVPSPVADEAPDPAVWRVVGRPLVAGAEEGPLAGVRTAVKDLFAVAGQRIGGGNPQWLADAPVEHRHADAVRELLSAGAQLAGIAQTDELAFSLAGTNIHYGTPVNPAAPGRITGGSSSGPAAAVARGWADLGLATDTAGSIRVPASYCGLYGWRPTLGAVPTGGLLPLAPSFDTAGLLARDPDLLRTAAKVLLPRDDEARVTTLLVDDALTALAEPEVRASFEAACRALSLRTGLELVRTDTGMAPHLEEWLPAFRTVQAAEAWAAHGEWIEKHPGALGADIEARFAGGSQVAEGEVRDATSGLLSARSVIVEVLPPGTVLLLPATSSPAPRADATPAEVETVRAATLRLTCLASLAGLPAVTMPRLRVRDLPVGLCAIGAPGTDHALLELTHA
- a CDS encoding cupin domain-containing protein — its product is MAIPPLHTPLSKITAHHITAGDTVKLAVLTGPADGSPTTVVFEVWEPGGAQPLNWHPESVETFVVLAGEGRAVSDEHERDLAPGDVLVLPLGSKHRITNTSATERLYTLTIMSPDEGFANLIQRGPDAVLDDADLAVLGAAR
- a CDS encoding creatininase family protein; translated protein: MTFTRFTDLSGPSVTDLSADTVAVLPVGAIEQHGPHLPVATDYFMAEAIAEGAALAASDSCDITLLPGLAYTKSDEHAWSPGTLWLSAATLFAVLDDLGRSLAKGPVRRLAFLNAHGGNSALLGVALRELRTKYGLFTFLLHAALPADQGGVSPSGELGLGVHGGLNETAAMLHLHPETVDMSLAERSVPEHLTAYEHVGFGKSVSFGWTSDDFGTGNGVIGDPTGATPELGRKLVDTAIADNAAALRECARFLPYA
- a CDS encoding FAD-binding oxidoreductase, whose protein sequence is MAVDPKGTTLSAAELRRMTELVADDAMVGAGPGATHRTPGIDAFCTEAAALLGDDAVVREDSALDKASRDWAHMSPILAAKLPAGRAEVVLRPSSYEQVQPLVALAHRLRIPLTPRGKGTGNYGQAIPLHGGAVLDLTGCGRILGAGDGWIRAEAGAKMSDLEAHARTLGQELWMFPSTFGTSLGGFLCGGNGGTGSLANGTNGDGFVRELTVVPCTAEAEPFTVRGEEALPYIHAYGTTGITTTATVALQPARVWTGLFTSFDTWTSATAALGDLVRLEPAPRLVSLDEPGLVETFEADPALDPAALSVRAIIEERAEDDARAIIEKHGGRVTEVRPAPRGPALISSLSFNHPTYHLMKAQDGYFHLEIGGDVLLGDPAAVKAVFPGTVLHLEGMRSGTVGMLMAHYQGEAAVYEGIAALEALGVGVHDVHNWYVDRRLDLARAAARTADPLGLLNPGHLLGAR